The Flavobacterium faecale genomic sequence TAATCAATCACACGCTGAATATTTTGATCAACAGATTCTACCATTGTGGCATATTCAACCATCGTTTGACGTCTTTTACCCAAACCTTGCCCCATAATTGGATCCCCTTCTTTCTTTGAATATTTATCCAACATCTCTTGATTTCGTGCCACAATTGGATTGTGTACAGCATAAAAGTCCAAATTTATTAAGAACGGCTCCCCTTTATGCTCATCCATAAATGCCAACGCTTCATCCGTTAATCGATCGGTTAACCATTCATCACCTTTTTTAGGTGCTATAAAAGGATTGCTAAAGGGTGCTTTATACCCCTTTGTTTCACTTTTGTATCCTCCTAACTCAAATGCTGGATCACCTCTAAACGTTCCTCCAACATTTTTCAAAAAACCTCTACCCTCTGGGTAATACTGTTGCACTTCTTTTGATTTGTGCAAAGCTACCCAATCATAATTACCTGCATCAGGTTGCCCCAATCGCTCTTTCAAGGGATAAGACATTTTTAATTCGTTTAAAGGATCAGGTCCTACGATATGCCATTTCCCTAAATGAATAGATTTGTAACCTGCCTCCGCCAACGGCTCAGCATAAATAGGATGCTCTCTTCCTACCGTCCAACGTGAAAATATATTTTCTTGATCTGTACCTTTTTCAAGTACTGGAACGGTATAAACACCAGTTCTAAAAGATTGCTTACCCGTTAAAATAGCTGTTCTTGAGGGAGAGCAAGTAGGATAAGTATACGAATTATCAAAAACCAAACTCTCCTTGGCCAAAGCGTCTAAATTGGGTGTTTCGTAAAACTTTGATCCATTAAACCCCACATCACCATATCCTAAATCATCCACCACAATAAAGACTATATTTGGCTTTTTTACTTGGGATTGCACAATTGTAAAATTCGCAAAAAGACCAATTAAACATATTATTTTATTCATATCACCGTATTTTAATTTAGTTATTCAATCTAGAACCAAAGTAAACCATTGATGGCGTAATTGTTGTTCTTACTAATTAATTGTTTGTATCTCTTGGTAAAAATTGCGTATTTTTATACCTAATTTCA encodes the following:
- a CDS encoding sulfatase, producing the protein MNKIICLIGLFANFTIVQSQVKKPNIVFIVVDDLGYGDVGFNGSKFYETPNLDALAKESLVFDNSYTYPTCSPSRTAILTGKQSFRTGVYTVPVLEKGTDQENIFSRWTVGREHPIYAEPLAEAGYKSIHLGKWHIVGPDPLNELKMSYPLKERLGQPDAGNYDWVALHKSKEVQQYYPEGRGFLKNVGGTFRGDPAFELGGYKSETKGYKAPFSNPFIAPKKGDEWLTDRLTDEALAFMDEHKGEPFLINLDFYAVHNPIVARNQEMLDKYSKKEGDPIMGQGLGKRRQTMVEYATMVESVDQNIQRVIDYLDKNNLRENTMIIVTSDNGQNEGPSTNNLLRDSKGYIYEGGIKVPTLVNWIGKVNPRRTDVVISVMDFFPTFLDVAGIENYKGILDGNSITPEFKKDTKFFEKRPLFLQVSSQYKHGTCSVIRKGEYKLIQFLADGKLELYDLSKDPLEATNIVKSNTKVAKKLLAELVQWRHSNQVPLPPNAIVK